One region of Pseudomonas alvandae genomic DNA includes:
- the kdsA gene encoding 3-deoxy-8-phosphooctulonate synthase: MAQKIIRVGDIEIANDKPMVLFGGMNVLESRDMAMQVCEEYVKVTQKLGIPYVFKASFDKANRSSVTSYRGPGLEEGMRIFQDIKQAFGVPIITDVHEPDQAAVVAEVCDIIQLPAFLSRQTDLVVAMAKTGAVINIKKAQFLAPQEMKHILSKCEEAGNDQLILCERGSSFGYNNLVVDMLGFGIMKQFEYPVFFDVTHALQMPGGRSDSAGGRRAQVTDLAKAGMSQSLAGLFLEAHPDPDNAKCDGPCALRLNKLEPFLSQLKSLDELVKGFPTIETA, from the coding sequence ATGGCCCAGAAGATCATCCGCGTTGGCGACATCGAGATTGCCAACGACAAACCCATGGTGCTGTTTGGCGGCATGAACGTGCTGGAAAGCCGCGACATGGCGATGCAGGTCTGCGAGGAGTATGTGAAGGTTACCCAGAAACTGGGTATTCCATACGTCTTCAAGGCCAGCTTCGACAAGGCCAACCGTTCGTCGGTGACTTCCTACCGTGGTCCGGGCCTGGAAGAGGGGATGCGGATTTTCCAGGACATCAAGCAAGCCTTCGGCGTGCCGATCATCACCGACGTCCACGAGCCTGACCAGGCCGCGGTGGTCGCCGAGGTCTGCGACATCATCCAGTTGCCGGCCTTCCTGTCGCGCCAGACCGACCTGGTGGTCGCGATGGCCAAGACCGGCGCGGTGATCAATATCAAGAAAGCCCAGTTCCTCGCGCCCCAGGAAATGAAACACATCCTGAGCAAATGCGAAGAGGCCGGCAACGACCAGTTGATCCTCTGCGAGCGTGGTTCAAGCTTCGGCTACAACAACCTCGTGGTGGACATGCTCGGCTTCGGCATCATGAAGCAGTTCGAGTACCCGGTATTCTTCGACGTGACCCACGCGCTGCAAATGCCTGGCGGTCGCTCCGATTCCGCGGGTGGTCGTCGCGCCCAGGTCACCGACCTGGCCAAGGCCGGCATGAGCCAGTCCCTGGCTGGCCTGTTCCTTGAAGCCCACCCTGACCCTGACAACGCCAAGTGCGACGGCCCTTGTGCCTTGCGCTTGAACAAGCTGGAACCTTTCCTGTCTCAGCTCAAGTCGCTGGATGAGCTGGTCAAGGGTTTTCCGACGATAGAAACCGCGTAA
- a CDS encoding CTP synthase: MTRYIFVTGGVVSSLGKGIASASLAAILEARGLKVTMLKLDPYINVDPGTMSPFQHGEVFVTHDGAETDLDLGHYERFIRTTMTQNNNFTTGRVYEHVLRKERRGDYLGATIQVIPHITDEIKRRIIKGAGDADVAMVEIGGTVGDIESQPFLEAIRQLRFEIGAKRAMLMHLTLVPYIATAGETKTKPTQHSVKELRSIGLQPDVLICRSDHPIDISSRRKIAQFTNVEERAVIGLEDADTIYKIPGILHSQGLDDFVVERFGLQCASADLSEWDAVVDAKLNPEHEVTIAMVGKYMELLDAYKSLIEAMSHAGISNRTKVNLRYIDSEDIENQGTGLLEGADAILVPGGFGLRGVEGKITAVQYARENKVPYLGICLGMQVAVIEFARNVMGWKDANSTEFDRASGHPVVGLITEWEDATGAVEVRTESSDLGGTMRLGAQECLLEAGSKVHDCYAKDVIVERHRHRYEVNNNLLPQLIEAGLKISGRSGDGALVEVVEAADHPWFVACQFHPEFTSTPRDGHPLFSGFVKAALAQHQKKA; this comes from the coding sequence ATGACGCGCTACATATTCGTCACGGGCGGTGTTGTTTCTTCATTGGGGAAAGGCATTGCCTCGGCTTCATTGGCGGCCATCCTGGAGGCGCGGGGACTTAAGGTCACCATGCTCAAGCTGGACCCGTACATCAACGTCGACCCGGGCACCATGAGCCCGTTCCAGCACGGTGAAGTGTTCGTCACCCACGACGGCGCCGAGACCGACCTGGACCTGGGCCACTACGAGCGGTTCATCCGCACGACCATGACCCAGAACAACAACTTCACCACCGGCCGTGTCTACGAGCACGTCCTGCGCAAAGAGCGTCGTGGTGACTACCTTGGCGCAACCATCCAGGTCATCCCGCACATCACCGACGAAATCAAGCGCCGCATCATCAAGGGTGCCGGCGACGCGGACGTGGCGATGGTCGAGATCGGCGGCACTGTGGGCGACATCGAGTCCCAGCCGTTCCTTGAAGCCATCCGCCAGTTGCGTTTCGAAATCGGTGCCAAGCGCGCGATGCTGATGCACCTGACCCTGGTGCCGTACATCGCCACCGCCGGCGAAACCAAGACCAAGCCAACCCAGCACTCGGTCAAGGAACTGCGTTCCATCGGCCTGCAGCCGGACGTGCTGATCTGCCGCTCCGATCACCCGATCGACATCTCCTCGCGTCGCAAGATCGCCCAGTTCACCAACGTGGAAGAACGTGCGGTCATCGGCCTGGAAGACGCCGACACCATCTACAAGATCCCGGGCATCCTGCACTCCCAGGGCCTCGATGACTTCGTTGTCGAGCGCTTCGGCCTGCAATGCGCCAGCGCCGACCTGTCCGAGTGGGACGCCGTGGTCGATGCCAAGCTCAATCCAGAGCACGAAGTCACCATCGCCATGGTCGGCAAGTACATGGAGCTGCTGGACGCCTACAAGTCGCTGATCGAAGCGATGAGTCATGCCGGCATCAGCAACCGCACCAAGGTCAACCTGCGCTACATCGACTCCGAAGACATCGAGAACCAGGGCACCGGCCTGCTCGAAGGCGCCGATGCGATCCTCGTACCGGGCGGCTTTGGCCTGCGCGGCGTGGAAGGCAAGATCACCGCCGTGCAATACGCCCGCGAGAACAAGGTGCCGTACCTGGGCATCTGCCTCGGGATGCAAGTGGCGGTCATCGAGTTCGCCCGTAACGTGATGGGCTGGAAAGACGCCAACTCCACCGAATTCGATCGTGCCAGTGGCCACCCGGTCGTGGGCCTGATCACCGAGTGGGAAGATGCCACCGGCGCCGTCGAAGTGCGTACCGAAAGCTCGGACCTGGGCGGCACCATGCGCCTCGGCGCGCAGGAATGCCTGCTCGAAGCCGGCTCCAAGGTGCACGATTGCTACGCCAAGGACGTGATCGTCGAGCGTCATCGCCACCGCTACGAAGTGAACAACAACCTGCTGCCACAACTGATCGAAGCCGGCCTGAAGATTTCCGGTCGTTCCGGTGACGGTGCACTGGTTGAAGTGGTCGAGGCTGCGGACCATCCATGGTTCGTCGCCTGCCAGTTCCACCCGGAGTTCACTTCGACACCGCGCGACGGTCACCCGCTGTTCAGTGGTTTCGTGAAAGCCGCTTTGGCTCAACACCAGAAAAAGGCATAA
- a CDS encoding acetyl-CoA carboxylase carboxyltransferase subunit alpha, with translation MNPNFLDFEQPIADLQAKIEELRLVGNDNSLNIGDEISRLQDKSRTLTEDIFGKLTSWQIARLARHPRRPYTLDYIDHIFTEFDELHGDRHFSDDAAIVGGVARLDDQPVMVIGHQKGREVREKVRRNFGMPRPEGYRKACRLMEMAERFKMPILTFIDTPGAYPGIDAEERNQSEAIAWNLRVMARLKTPIIATVIGEGGSGGALAIGVCDQLNMLQYSTYAVISPEGCASILWKTAEKAPDAAEAMGITAERLKGLGIVDKVINEPVGGAHRDPAAAAALIRAELSSQLSMLKKFDNDALLARRYERLMSYGL, from the coding sequence ATGAACCCGAATTTTCTAGATTTCGAACAGCCGATCGCCGACCTTCAAGCCAAGATCGAAGAGTTGCGCTTGGTCGGTAACGACAATTCGCTGAATATTGGCGATGAAATCTCTCGGCTGCAGGACAAGAGCCGCACGCTGACTGAAGACATCTTCGGCAAGCTGACCAGCTGGCAGATCGCGCGTCTGGCGCGTCACCCGCGTCGTCCCTATACCCTGGACTACATCGACCACATCTTTACCGAGTTCGATGAGCTGCACGGCGACCGTCACTTCTCCGACGACGCCGCGATCGTCGGCGGCGTTGCCCGCCTGGACGACCAGCCGGTGATGGTGATCGGTCACCAGAAGGGCCGCGAAGTGCGCGAGAAGGTGCGTCGCAACTTCGGCATGCCGCGTCCGGAAGGCTACCGCAAGGCCTGCCGCCTGATGGAAATGGCCGAACGCTTCAAGATGCCGATCCTGACCTTCATCGACACCCCGGGCGCTTACCCAGGCATCGACGCCGAAGAGCGCAACCAGAGCGAAGCGATCGCCTGGAACCTGCGCGTCATGGCCCGCCTGAAAACCCCGATCATCGCCACCGTGATCGGCGAAGGCGGTTCGGGCGGTGCGTTGGCCATCGGTGTCTGCGATCAGTTGAACATGCTGCAATACTCCACCTACGCGGTGATCTCGCCGGAAGGCTGCGCCTCTATCCTCTGGAAAACCGCCGAGAAGGCGCCGGATGCCGCTGAAGCCATGGGCATCACCGCTGAGCGTCTCAAAGGCCTGGGCATCGTTGATAAAGTGATCAACGAGCCAGTGGGCGGCGCCCACCGTGACCCGGCTGCGGCCGCTGCGCTGATTCGCGCGGAGCTGAGTTCGCAGCTGTCGATGCTCAAGAAGTTCGACAACGACGCGTTGCTGGCCCGTCGTTATGAGCGGTTGATGAGCTACGGCCTCTGA
- the dnaE gene encoding DNA polymerase III subunit alpha, giving the protein MPASFVHLRLHTEYSLVDGLVRIKPLVKTLVGMNMPAVAVTDQNNMCSLVKFYKNAMGAGIKPICGADLWLANKDPDAPLSRISLLVMNALGYRNLTELISRGFIDGQRNGSIIIEREWVAEASEGLIMLSAAKEGEIGQALLSGNVEEAEQLARDWMAVFPDRFYIEVQRTNRPNDEEHLHAAVALADKLGAPLVATNDVRFIKQEDFEAHETRVCIGEGRALDDPRRPKNYSDQQYLKSAEEMAELFSDLPEALENTVEIAKRCNIEVKLGKHFLPNFPIPDGMTIDEYFRKVSFDGLEERLSVLLPKDTTEDYEAKRQVYVDRLNFELDIIIQMGFPGYFLIVMDFIQWAKSNGVPVGPGRGSGAGSLVAYVQKITDLDPLEYDLLFERFLNPERVSMPDFDVDFCMDGRDRVIDYVAEKYGRNAVSQIITFGSMAAKAVVRDVARVQGKSYGLADRLSKMIPFEVGMTLEKAYEQEEILRDFIKVDEEAAEIWEMARKLEGVVRNVGKHAGGVVIAPTKLTDFSPIYCDEEGDGLVTQFDKDDVEAAGLVKFDFLGLRTLTIIDWALKTINRDRAKVGEEPLDIAFIPLDDKPTYSLLQKAETTAVFQLESRGMKELIKKLKPDCLEDLIALVALFRPGPLQSGMVDDFINRKHGRAELAYPHPDYQYEGLKPVLAPTYGIILYQEQVMQIAQVMAGYTLGGADMLRRAMGKKKPEEMAKQRGGFIEGCANNGIDADLAGNIFDLVEKFAGYGFNKSHSAAYGLVSYQTAWLKAHYPAPFMAAVLSADMHNTDKVVTLIEEVRTMKLRLDAPDVNASEFKFTVNDEGRIIYGLGAIKGVGEGPVEAITEARQDGPFKDLFDFCARVDLKRINKRTLDGLIRSGALDRLGPYFHDEPKAYQANIDRNRAVLLAAMEEAIKAAEQTARTHDSGHADLFGGLFVEEDADVYGNHRKAKELTLKERLKGEKDTLGLYLTGHPIDEYEGEIRRFARQRIIDLKPARDTQTVAGMIIALRVMKNKKGDKMGFITLDDRSGRIEASLFADAFHSAQSLLQTDAMVVVEGEVSNDDFSGGLRLRVKRVMSMEDARTNLAESLRLKLQTQDLKGDQLRWLGELFKRHRGACPITMEYVRPDAKAVLQFGEGWRIDPADALIQALRDQFGKDNVFLQYR; this is encoded by the coding sequence ATGCCGGCTTCATTCGTTCATCTACGCCTGCACACTGAATACTCCCTGGTCGACGGTCTGGTGCGGATCAAGCCCCTGGTCAAGACGCTGGTGGGCATGAACATGCCTGCCGTGGCCGTTACCGACCAGAACAACATGTGTTCGCTGGTCAAGTTCTACAAGAACGCCATGGGCGCAGGGATCAAGCCGATCTGCGGCGCCGACCTGTGGCTGGCGAACAAGGACCCGGACGCGCCGCTGAGCCGGATCAGCCTGCTGGTGATGAACGCCTTGGGCTACCGCAACCTCACCGAGCTGATTTCCCGCGGCTTTATCGACGGCCAGCGCAATGGCTCGATCATCATCGAGCGCGAGTGGGTGGCCGAGGCCAGCGAAGGGCTGATCATGCTGTCGGCGGCCAAGGAGGGTGAAATCGGCCAGGCCCTGCTCAGCGGCAATGTCGAAGAAGCCGAACAACTGGCCCGCGACTGGATGGCCGTGTTCCCGGATCGCTTCTACATCGAAGTGCAGCGCACCAACCGTCCCAATGACGAAGAACACCTGCACGCCGCCGTAGCCCTCGCCGACAAGCTCGGTGCGCCGCTGGTGGCGACCAACGACGTGCGGTTCATCAAGCAGGAAGATTTCGAGGCCCACGAAACCCGCGTCTGCATCGGTGAAGGCCGTGCCCTCGACGACCCCCGTCGGCCGAAAAACTACAGCGACCAGCAATACCTCAAGAGCGCCGAGGAAATGGCGGAGCTGTTCAGCGACTTGCCCGAAGCGCTGGAAAACACCGTCGAGATCGCCAAGCGTTGCAACATCGAAGTGAAGCTGGGCAAGCACTTCCTGCCCAACTTCCCGATTCCCGATGGGATGACCATCGATGAATATTTCCGCAAGGTCTCGTTCGACGGCCTCGAAGAACGCCTGAGCGTCCTGCTGCCCAAGGACACCACTGAAGATTACGAAGCCAAGCGCCAGGTCTATGTCGATCGGTTGAATTTCGAGCTGGATATCATCATCCAGATGGGGTTCCCCGGTTACTTCCTGATCGTGATGGACTTTATCCAGTGGGCCAAGAGCAACGGCGTGCCCGTTGGCCCTGGCCGGGGGTCGGGTGCCGGTTCGCTGGTGGCCTACGTGCAGAAGATCACCGACCTCGACCCGCTGGAATATGACCTGCTGTTCGAACGTTTCCTCAACCCGGAACGGGTTTCCATGCCCGACTTCGACGTCGACTTCTGCATGGACGGCCGCGACCGGGTGATCGACTACGTGGCCGAGAAATACGGCCGCAACGCGGTGAGCCAGATCATTACCTTCGGTTCCATGGCTGCCAAGGCTGTGGTGCGCGACGTGGCGCGGGTGCAGGGCAAGTCCTACGGTCTGGCGGATCGCCTGTCGAAGATGATCCCGTTCGAAGTCGGCATGACCCTGGAAAAAGCCTACGAGCAGGAAGAAATCCTGCGGGACTTCATCAAGGTCGATGAGGAAGCTGCGGAAATCTGGGAGATGGCCCGCAAGCTCGAAGGCGTGGTGCGTAACGTCGGCAAGCACGCCGGTGGTGTGGTGATCGCGCCGACCAAGCTGACTGACTTCTCGCCGATCTATTGCGATGAAGAGGGCGACGGCCTGGTCACCCAGTTCGACAAGGATGACGTCGAGGCGGCGGGCCTGGTGAAGTTCGACTTCCTCGGCTTGCGGACCCTGACCATCATCGACTGGGCGCTGAAAACCATCAACCGCGACCGGGCCAAGGTCGGCGAAGAGCCGCTGGACATTGCCTTTATTCCGCTGGACGACAAGCCGACCTACAGCCTGTTGCAGAAAGCCGAAACCACCGCGGTGTTCCAGCTTGAATCCCGAGGCATGAAGGAGCTGATCAAGAAGCTCAAGCCGGACTGCCTGGAAGACTTGATCGCACTGGTGGCCCTGTTCCGTCCGGGCCCGCTGCAATCGGGCATGGTGGATGACTTCATCAACCGCAAGCACGGTCGCGCCGAGCTGGCGTACCCGCACCCCGACTACCAGTACGAAGGCTTGAAGCCGGTATTGGCACCGACCTACGGCATCATCCTGTATCAGGAACAGGTGATGCAGATTGCCCAGGTGATGGCCGGCTACACCCTCGGTGGCGCGGACATGCTGCGTCGAGCCATGGGTAAGAAAAAACCCGAGGAGATGGCCAAGCAGCGCGGTGGCTTCATCGAAGGTTGCGCGAACAATGGCATCGATGCGGACCTGGCGGGCAACATTTTCGACCTGGTGGAAAAGTTCGCCGGCTACGGCTTCAACAAATCCCACTCCGCCGCCTATGGCCTGGTCTCGTACCAGACTGCATGGTTGAAGGCACACTACCCGGCGCCGTTCATGGCGGCGGTGCTGTCGGCGGATATGCACAACACCGACAAGGTCGTGACCTTGATCGAAGAAGTGCGGACCATGAAGCTGCGCCTCGACGCGCCGGACGTGAACGCTTCGGAGTTCAAGTTCACGGTGAACGATGAAGGCCGCATCATCTATGGCCTCGGCGCGATCAAGGGCGTGGGTGAAGGCCCGGTGGAGGCGATTACCGAAGCGCGCCAGGACGGGCCATTCAAGGATCTGTTCGATTTCTGCGCGCGGGTTGACCTCAAACGCATCAACAAGCGCACCCTCGACGGTTTGATCCGCAGCGGCGCGCTGGACCGCCTGGGGCCTTATTTTCACGATGAGCCGAAGGCCTACCAGGCCAACATCGATCGCAATCGCGCGGTGTTGCTGGCGGCGATGGAAGAAGCGATCAAGGCCGCCGAACAGACCGCCCGCACCCATGACAGCGGCCACGCCGACCTGTTTGGCGGGCTGTTCGTCGAGGAAGACGCCGACGTCTATGGCAACCATCGCAAAGCCAAGGAGCTGACCCTCAAGGAGCGCCTCAAGGGTGAGAAAGACACCTTGGGCCTGTACCTGACCGGTCACCCGATCGACGAATACGAAGGCGAGATCCGCCGCTTCGCCCGCCAGCGCATCATCGACCTGAAGCCGGCTCGCGACACGCAAACGGTCGCCGGCATGATCATCGCCCTGCGGGTGATGAAAAACAAAAAAGGCGACAAGATGGGTTTCATCACCCTGGACGACCGCTCCGGGCGCATCGAGGCGTCGTTGTTCGCCGATGCGTTCCATTCCGCGCAGTCGTTGTTGCAGACCGATGCGATGGTCGTCGTGGAAGGGGAAGTCAGTAACGACGACTTCTCCGGTGGCCTGCGGCTGCGGGTCAAGCGCGTGATGAGCATGGAGGATGCCCGTACCAACCTGGCCGAGAGCCTGCGCCTGAAGTTGCAAACCCAGGATCTGAAAGGCGATCAGCTACGCTGGCTGGGCGAGTTGTTCAAGCGCCATCGCGGTGCTTGTCCGATCACCATGGAGTATGTACGACCCGACGCCAAGGCCGTGCTGCAGTTCGGCGAAGGTTGGCGGATCGATCCGGCGGATGCGTTGATTCAAGCCTTGCGTGACCAGTTCGGCAAAGACAACGTCTTCCTCCAATACCGTTGA
- the rnhB gene encoding ribonuclease HII yields the protein MSNVKLQMGLDFNLVAEVEELVAGVDEVGRGPLCGAVVTAAVILDPNRPILGLDDSKKLTEARREKLYDEICEKALSWCIARAEVEEIDELNILHATMLAMQRAVQGLHITPKLAMIDGNRCPKLSMRAEAVIQGDGKVPAIAAASILAKVSRDREMAAFELIYPGYGIGSHKGYPTPVHLEALARLGPTPIHRRSFAPVRLAYEARDGVIVSEGFT from the coding sequence ATGAGCAACGTAAAGCTACAGATGGGCCTGGACTTCAACCTGGTCGCTGAAGTCGAAGAACTCGTCGCCGGTGTCGATGAAGTCGGGCGTGGGCCTTTGTGCGGTGCGGTGGTGACGGCGGCGGTGATCCTTGATCCGAACCGGCCGATCCTGGGTCTGGATGATTCCAAGAAGCTCACCGAGGCCCGTCGCGAGAAGCTCTACGACGAAATCTGCGAAAAGGCCCTGAGCTGGTGCATCGCCCGGGCCGAAGTCGAAGAAATCGATGAGCTCAATATCCTGCACGCCACCATGCTCGCCATGCAGCGTGCGGTGCAGGGGCTGCATATCACGCCGAAGCTGGCGATGATCGACGGCAATCGTTGCCCGAAACTGTCGATGCGCGCCGAAGCGGTCATCCAGGGCGACGGCAAAGTGCCGGCCATCGCGGCGGCTTCGATCCTGGCCAAGGTCAGTCGTGATCGGGAAATGGCCGCGTTCGAGCTGATCTATCCGGGCTATGGCATCGGCAGCCACAAGGGTTATCCGACCCCCGTCCACCTGGAAGCCCTGGCGCGCCTTGGCCCGACGCCGATTCATCGGCGATCGTTTGCCCCGGTTAGGCTGGCTTATGAAGCTCGGGATGGGGTGATCGTGAGCGAGGGGTTCACCTGA